A window of the Comamonas sp. Y33R10-2 genome harbors these coding sequences:
- the rpoZ gene encoding DNA-directed RNA polymerase subunit omega — protein MARITVEDSLEQIPNRFQLVLAATYRARMLNQGHTPKVETKNKAGVTALREIAEGKVGVEMLKKVPG, from the coding sequence ATGGCACGCATTACTGTTGAAGATAGCCTGGAGCAAATCCCTAACCGCTTCCAACTCGTTCTGGCCGCGACTTACCGCGCCCGTATGCTCAACCAAGGCCACACGCCTAAGGTTGAAACTAAGAACAAGGCTGGCGTTACCGCTCTGCGCGAAATCGCAGAAGGCAAAGTTGGCGTGGAAATGCTGAAGAAGGTTCCAGGCTAA
- the gmk gene encoding guanylate kinase, translating into MQHPGNLFVVSAPSGAGKSSLVRALREFDARVYPSVSHTTRAPRGQEKHGREYYFVSDAEFDAMTANNGFVEWANVHNRRYGTAKKSLEERIQAGTDVLLEIDYQGALQVKKAFPNAILIFVLPPSWDELRARLENRGEDAPEVIELRLTNAEEEMAQVAEFDFVIINELFESALFDLKAIIHAQRLKYAAQRRNRAETFESLNIPESN; encoded by the coding sequence ATGCAACATCCTGGTAATCTATTTGTCGTGTCGGCCCCTAGTGGCGCCGGCAAGTCCTCTTTAGTGCGCGCGCTGCGAGAATTCGATGCGCGCGTCTATCCATCCGTCTCTCACACCACGCGTGCTCCACGCGGCCAAGAAAAGCATGGCCGCGAATACTATTTCGTTTCTGACGCTGAATTCGACGCCATGACCGCTAATAACGGCTTTGTCGAATGGGCGAATGTGCACAACCGTCGCTACGGCACGGCCAAGAAGTCACTGGAAGAACGTATTCAAGCCGGCACCGATGTGCTGCTCGAAATCGACTACCAAGGCGCACTGCAGGTCAAAAAAGCATTTCCCAATGCCATTCTGATTTTCGTTCTGCCCCCTAGCTGGGACGAGCTGCGCGCACGCTTGGAAAACCGTGGTGAAGACGCCCCCGAAGTGATTGAACTTCGTTTGACAAATGCCGAAGAGGAAATGGCGCAAGTCGCTGAATTCGACTTCGTTATAATCAACGAACTGTTTGAGAGTGCGCTCTTTGATCTGAAAGCGATCATTCATGCGCAACGCCTCAAATATGCGGCCCAGCGGCGCAATCGCGCCGAGACCTTCGAGTCGCTCAATATCCCTGAATCTAACTGA
- a CDS encoding YicC/YloC family endoribonuclease has protein sequence MTGYASAQHSASVEGGQETQSNSRLGLEIRAVNSRFLDLSFRLPDELRALEPALRTLLTARLKRGKVEVRAAIDVSSNQSLSIPAAAQLQRLVTLQDSIQAWLPKARDLSVADVVRLCSGTSTASTDWSEVAPTLAEKALTDLLAARAREGERLATMLLGHIKQLGELAKSAVPLVPLLVEQQRQKFLERWKDAMALGEGALAPEAAQDRALSEATAFAIRIDVAEEVTRLSSHLDEIERLLKKGGEIGKRLDFLIQELHREANTLGSKSATLELTRISVDMKVLIEQMREQVQNIE, from the coding sequence ATGACCGGATACGCCAGCGCACAGCACAGCGCATCCGTTGAGGGTGGTCAAGAGACCCAGTCCAACAGTCGTCTGGGCCTTGAGATCCGAGCGGTCAACAGTCGCTTTCTGGATTTATCCTTCCGCCTTCCCGACGAGCTACGCGCCCTTGAACCGGCCCTGCGTACCTTGCTCACCGCGCGTCTCAAGCGCGGCAAGGTTGAAGTGCGCGCCGCCATCGACGTATCCAGCAACCAATCCCTATCTATCCCAGCCGCAGCCCAGTTGCAGCGCTTGGTGACTTTGCAGGATTCCATACAAGCATGGCTACCCAAGGCGCGTGATTTATCCGTTGCCGATGTAGTGCGCCTTTGCAGCGGCACCAGCACAGCCTCCACAGATTGGAGTGAAGTCGCCCCCACTCTGGCAGAAAAAGCCCTCACCGATCTGCTGGCCGCCCGTGCCCGTGAAGGTGAGCGCTTGGCCACCATGCTGCTTGGCCATATCAAGCAGTTAGGTGAACTGGCTAAGTCAGCTGTTCCCCTCGTGCCTTTGCTCGTTGAGCAGCAGCGCCAGAAATTTCTGGAGCGCTGGAAAGACGCCATGGCTCTGGGTGAAGGTGCTCTCGCGCCTGAAGCCGCTCAGGATCGCGCCCTGTCTGAAGCAACGGCTTTCGCCATCCGCATCGACGTGGCCGAGGAAGTGACGCGCTTGAGCTCGCACTTAGACGAGATCGAACGTCTGCTGAAAAAAGGTGGCGAAATTGGCAAGCGCTTGGACTTCCTGATTCAGGAGCTGCACCGCGAAGCCAATACGCTGGGCTCCAAATCTGCCACGCTAGAGCTGACCCGCATCAGCGTGGACATGAAAGTACTGATCGAGCAAATGCGCGAACAAGTGCAGAACATCGAATAA
- a CDS encoding serine/threonine-protein kinase, with amino-acid sequence MSTKTKPASLPPGSTIGGYRVVRRISSGGFGIVYLALDSEGQQVAIKEYLPASLATREANELQPVVAPEKLSLYRLGLKSFFEEGRSLAQISHASVVSVLNFFRENETVYMVMNYLEGATLQEFIVTARDLKADKVFRESTIRSLFDEVLRGLRIVHQHKMLHLDIKPANIFITSDDRAVMLDFGAAREVLSKEGNFIRPMYTPGFAAPEMYRRDSQLGPWTDIYAIGACIYACMQGTPPNEAPQRQDKDRLALALNKLRGVYSDNLIEVVEWCMAMDPLSRPQSVFALQKELSREGERRYTKLSVQERMRMQFDNMVHDAKKNLQKIGGSERAAEADNTNRKP; translated from the coding sequence ATGTCTACAAAAACCAAGCCAGCCTCTTTACCGCCGGGCAGCACAATAGGCGGTTATAGGGTGGTGCGCAGGATTTCCTCTGGGGGGTTCGGCATTGTTTACTTGGCTCTGGATTCAGAGGGCCAGCAAGTAGCAATCAAGGAATACCTGCCTGCATCGCTTGCCACCCGCGAAGCCAATGAGCTTCAGCCCGTAGTTGCGCCAGAGAAGTTGTCTCTTTATCGCCTTGGGCTCAAGAGCTTTTTTGAGGAAGGGCGCTCGTTAGCCCAAATTTCGCACGCCTCCGTGGTGAGTGTGCTTAATTTCTTCCGTGAAAACGAAACCGTTTACATGGTGATGAATTATCTTGAAGGGGCGACCCTGCAGGAGTTCATCGTCACGGCGCGTGATCTGAAGGCCGATAAAGTGTTCAGAGAGTCGACGATTCGCTCTTTGTTTGATGAGGTGCTGCGCGGCCTGCGCATCGTGCATCAGCACAAGATGCTGCACTTGGACATCAAGCCCGCCAATATTTTTATTACCTCTGACGACAGGGCAGTTATGCTGGACTTTGGCGCGGCGCGTGAAGTGCTGTCTAAAGAAGGCAATTTCATTCGCCCCATGTATACGCCCGGTTTTGCTGCACCTGAGATGTATAGGCGTGACTCGCAGCTAGGCCCCTGGACGGACATCTACGCGATTGGCGCTTGCATTTATGCGTGCATGCAGGGCACTCCGCCCAATGAAGCGCCTCAGCGCCAAGATAAAGATCGTCTCGCTCTGGCCTTGAACAAGCTGCGCGGCGTGTACTCGGACAATTTGATCGAGGTGGTGGAGTGGTGCATGGCCATGGATCCGCTCTCGCGCCCGCAGTCGGTGTTTGCCCTGCAAAAAGAGCTCAGCCGTGAGGGCGAACGCCGTTACACCAAGCTCAGCGTGCAAGAGCGCATGCGTATGCAGTTTGACAATATGGTCCACGACGCTAAGAAGAATTTGCAAAAGATAGGCGGCTCCGAGCGTGCAGCGGAGGCTGACAACACCAATCGCAAACCATGA